From the genome of Euryarchaeota archaeon:
CGAAGGCCATTGAGGATCCTCCTTCGTGCGCCTTGTGACAGGGCATTGCCTGCGGTCACGTGGCGGAAGCCGAAGTAGAAGGCGGCCACCGAGGCGACCGCCCCGGCCACTAGGCACACGATCGTCTCAAGAACGGCGTGGGCGGGCGATGGCAGAAGCGAAGCCGTCGACGCAAGGAAGGAGTCGGCTCCGTCTCGCGACGCGCCGAAGCGTTCCAGCAACTCGTCGGAGGACGGTCTTCTCGTCGGCACCAGTTTGTGGAGGTCGATGGGAAGGTCACGCGGATCCACCGGAATGAGGGAAACAACATCCTGAAACGGCGTCTGCGTTACGCGTGGGGCGTCTTGGAGGGCGTGGACGGTCTCTTCGCCGCGACCAAGGTCCGAGCCCTCACCATTTGGCACTTCCTCCAATGGGGGCCATGCAAAGAGACCGGCGAGAACGGGCGTCAGATCCACATGGTGGTCAGCGACTCGAAGCGGAACGTGTGATGCCGCGGCTCTCCCGGTCGGAGAATCGTCCGACGCGCCGCTTCCATCGAGGTCGCGTTTCTTGTCTTCGCCACGCTCCGGGTCCTTGCGTGGCCATCCGGTCCCGCCACGGTCCGCGTCTTCCGGTGTGCGGCTCGGCCTTTCGCGATCCCCATGGGTCTCGTCGCGCCCACCATTGCCATGGCGCGGCTTCCCCACCTGCGTTTTCTCTTCATTGGATCGGGAACAGCTCCCATTCGTCTCGCTGCAATCGTTGGAGTCATGACCGGCATCGAGGGCGTCATTCCTGTTTTTCCCGGTTTTCGAGGCCTCGGCCAGTGGAGAAAGGGCGCTCACGGCGAGCACAAGGGAAGCGAGAACGGCGAACCGGAGAGATCCATGCCTTCGACCACCCAAAGATTCCCCTCTAACAGGTCAATGGTCGGTTCCCTACTAACCATGTCGCCCTTGCCCAAAACGCCTAAAGGCCGAAACGGAAGCGCTTTTCCGTTACCTTCTGTGGTGAAGAAGGCGGCGGGCCGTGCCAGGCACGACCCGCCCGGAACACACCCACCAAAAACGCAACAAATCTCAACCGGCCTTGCCAGTGACGGTGCACTCTTGGAGCACCGCGGGTATCTCGTAGGCGTCGAATTGCATCCGGCGCCGTTCCTTTCCATCCGACAACGTGAGGATTAATCCGCCGCTCCATGTCTGGTCTTGGATCTTGCGAATCTCGAACCCCGATTCCACCAAACGGACCAATTCCAGGACCTTGTTGTTCATCCCGTCACCGGGGAATCCTTGGCCGCCGGGCTTTATGGCATGTCTCGAACAAGTCTTGTAATCCATGGGCCCCTGAGCAAAGGGCCGCAGAGAGGGAAGGTCAGTCGGTCTTGCGGCACAAAGGGCGAAATGCGTCCTCGGGCACCGCCTTGAAAGTAATTGGCCGCAAGGCGACGGCCGCGAATGCGGCCAACCCCCGACTCACGTGCTCGCCCCATGGCGACAGGCGAATGGCCGCCCTAGACATCCTCATGGGATGCGCTCCAGCCCGGGAGGAGGCGGCGCTGACCACCGTGTTCCAAGGAGTGGCGGGGGCCTTGAAACCAAAAAGCCTTTTAAGCGTCCCGTTGTCAGGAAACGAGAACCGCAAGATGGCGAAAAAGGACAAAAGCCTCGAGGACCTCGACGCGGAGCTCGCGCGCTTGGAGGCCGAGCTCAAGGACCTGGAGAGTGGAAAACCCCCGCCCGCGAAGCCCGAGAGCGGCAAGAAGGCGAAAAAAGAAAAACCCCCGAAACCCGCCAAGGCAGGCCCTCCCACGGCCACGCTGCCCAAAGAGGGCCCCAAGAGGGACCTTCCCAAATTGCCGAAGGTCGGGCTTGGTGGCCTTGGAAAACTGAAGTTGCCCGCCCGCCCGGGAAAACCCGGACCCGTCACT
Proteins encoded in this window:
- a CDS encoding winged helix-turn-helix transcriptional regulator, coding for MGKPRHGNGGRDETHGDRERPSRTPEDADRGGTGWPRKDPERGEDKKRDLDGSGASDDSPTGRAAASHVPLRVADHHVDLTPVLAGLFAWPPLEEVPNGEGSDLGRGEETVHALQDAPRVTQTPFQDVVSLIPVDPRDLPIDLHKLVPTRRPSSDELLERFGASRDGADSFLASTASLLPSPAHAVLETIVCLVAGAVASVAAFYFGFRHVTAGNALSQGARRRILNGLRESPGIGLRALANEVALSPATVHHHLRQLERVGMVKKTRVAGKTLCYPCDGAATRLDAVRSAFERDAISKAMLAYLEDASPRSQTEIARALELAHGSVQWRIWKLVEAGLVEEVHGRAFRLNPAGSHVARVQ